The following proteins come from a genomic window of Phaeodactylum tricornutum CCAP 1055/1 chromosome 19, whole genome shotgun sequence:
- a CDS encoding predicted protein codes for MSGIDNEGSTPSPTNTLVTALLTDMYQISMTYAHWKNDRADDESVFELFFRRNPFGGEYTIFAGLDECLKFMAHFKFTQSDVDYLKTIPSMKGCDDAFFDWLLQVDTSKVKVYAMRDGSVAFPRMPLLMVQGPLGIAQLLETTLLTLVNYPSLIATNASRMVLAATERREVSESLPAQCRQTPVCVEFGLRRAQGPDGGFSASKYAAMGGFVATSNVQAGKLLGLNVAGTHAHAFVQTYTGLEEVKGRTVTDNTEQGTGENVEILPKVLEYRHKLATDNPNFGTTNDGELAAFIAYAVAFPHNFLCLVDTYETLTSGLLNFVVVTLVLDDLGYVPKGIRLDSGDLAYLSLECAKCFASFAEKRPYFHNLSIVASNDINEDVLHALNKQDHAITVYGIGTNLVTCQAQPALGCVYKLVEVEGRPRMKLSQEIEKVLIPGRKKPYRLVGRDGRPIMDLLTGYDESEPQTNVRILCRHAFIERKRAAVTPSRVEALHVLVFDHGKVVPDANRNLDQARVAAAEELQRLRPDVRRYFNPTPYKIAVTDSLFHFLHELWQSETPVPELS; via the coding sequence ATGAGCGGTATCGACAATGAGGGTTCGACGCCGTCTCCCACAAACACTCTCGTGACGGCCTTGTTGACCGACATGTATCAAATATCCATGACCTATGCGCACTGGAAAAATGATCGAGCCGATGATGAATCTGTGTTTgagctcttcttccgcagGAATCCCTTCGGTGGAGAATACACGATCTTTGCCGGTCTTGACGAATGTCTCAAATTCATGGCGCACTTCAAATTTACACAGTCCGATGTTGACTATCTCAAGACAATACCGTCAATGAAAGGTTGTGACGATGCTTTCTTCGACTGGCTCTTGCAAGTCGACACATCCAAGGTCAAAGTTTACGCCATGCGGGACGGATCCGTCGCCTTTCCCCGTATGCCACTTCTCATGGTCCAAGGTCCACTGGGCATCGCCCAACTACTCGAAACAACGCTATTGACACTCGTCAATTACCCTAGTTTGATTGCCACCAACGCATCCCGGATGGTCTTGGCCGCGACGGAACGTCGTGAAGTGTCCGAAAGCCTGCCCGCGCAATGTCGTCAAACCCCCGTCTGTGTCGAGTTCGGTTTGCGGCGAGCTCAGGGTCCCGACGGGGGATTTAGTGCGAGCAAGTACGCGGCCATGGGCGGATTCGTCGCCACCTCCAACGTACAAGCCGGAAAGCTGCTGGGTCTGAATGTGGCGGGCACACACGCGCACGCTTTTGTCCAAACCTACACCGGTCTCGAAGAAGTAAAGGGTCGCACCGTGACCGACAACACTGAGCAAGGCACTGGGGAAAATGTCGAAATTCTCCCCAAGGTTTTGGAATACCGCCACAAATTGGCGACAGACAATCCAAATTTCGGCACCACAAACGACGGCGAACTGGCTGCGTTTATTGCCTACGCCGTCGCATTTCCACACAATTTTTTGTGTCTTGTGGATACGTACGAAACACTAACGTCGGGCTTACTAAATTTTGTCGTGGTCACGTTGGTCTTGGACGATCTTGGTTATGTTCCTAAGGGGATACGACTTGACTCGGGTGATCTAGCCTACCTCTCTCTGGAGTGTGCCAAGTGTTTCGCCAGCTTTGCAGAAAAACGTCCCTATTTTCACAATCTTTCGATTGTGGCAAGCAACGATATAAACGAGGATGTCCTACATGCGCTCAACAAGCAAGACCATGCCATAACCGTCTATGGAATCGGCACGAACCTGGTCACGTGCCAAGCTCAACCTGCCCTGGGCTGTGTGTATAAGCTCGTCGAAGTCGAAGGTAGACCGCGGATGAAACTCTCACAAGAAATCGAGAAAGTTTTGATTCCAGGCAGAAAGAAGCCTTACCGACTGGTTGGTAGGGATGGCCGTCCCATTATGGACTTACTGACGGGCTATGACGAATCTGAGCCTCAGACCAACGTACGCATTCTATGCCGCCACGCCTTTATCGAACGCAAACGAGCCGCCGTCACACCCTCCCGTGTTGAAGCTCTCCACGTCCTTGTctttgaccatggcaaaGTTGTTCCGGATGCCAACCGAAATCTGGATCAAGCCCGTGTGGCGGCGGCCGAGGAATTGCAACGACTCCGCCCCGATGTGCGACGGTATTTTAACCCGACACCATACAAGATTGCCGTAACCGACAGTTTGTTTCACTTTTTACATGAGCTGTGGCAATCGGAAACACCCGTACCAGAGTTATCATAG
- a CDS encoding predicted protein, whose product MRLAFIFALTASVVDATTNSLTAVLSDSPLVGKVIRKTKQAVSEKPSRRNLRSAELTSLTDSASITCESFGPTLPGFTCECNDARTRSTCLSPEVCEDGTCAIFQLEVLWNTGGSVYESVELCTDYTQSSMPRSNGCISFSFDGNGRAPISCEIGFKANVNSSLLSNCNSCAVCVGGDGDSSVDINCDNIEPQASTNGCLLDGDDLDELFPGFQDVPVNASTGGRPGSNSSISNGALDNLSNPSAPSQDLPDSDSPSDSVDPSVDSDDNRPDSQDSVDSIDDTRDSRDSVGSSNTATSTATNTEITTSASALTSEVSSGTFSTQVLSGMAVCAMALSWIAA is encoded by the coding sequence ATGCGACTCGCTTTTATCTTTGCACTTACGGCCTCTGTAGTCGACGCGACCACCAACTCGCTCACGGCGGTTCTGAGTGATTCTCCCTTGGTAGGAAAGGTTATTCGGAAGACAAAGCAAGCTGTATCCGAGAAACCCTCTCGTCGTAATTTGCGTTCCGCCGAACTCACTTCCCTTACTGACAGCGCCTCGATTACTTGCGAAAGCTTTGGACCTACTCTTCCGGGGTTTACGTGCGAGTGTAACGATGCCAGAACAAGGTCAACCTGCCTGTCTCCGGAGGTATGCGAAGATGGCACTTGCGCTATCTTTCAGTTAGAGGTACTCTGGAACACCGGTGGGTCGGTGTATGAGTCTGTGGAACTTTGCACGGACTATACGCAGTCAAGCATGCCCCGCAGCAATGGTTGCATCAGTTTCAGCTTTGATGGAAATGGCCGTGCACCAATTAGTTGTGAGATTGGCTTCAAAGCCAACGTCAATAGTAGCTTGCTTTCAAACTGCAACAGCTGCGCAGTCTGCGTCGGAGGAGATGGCGACTCTAGTGTTGATATCAATTGTGACAATATCGAGCCGCAAGCGTCCACGAACGGATGTTTGCTCGACGGGGATGATCTGGACGAGCTATTTCCAGGGTTTCAAGATGTTCCGGTTAACGCAAGTACTGGAGGAAGACCGGGTTCGAATAGCTCAATCTCGAACGGCGCCCTAGACAACTTATCAAATCCTTCCGCACCTTCCCAAGACCTCCCTGACAGTGATTCACCCAGCGACTCCGTTGACCCTTCCGTTGATTCAGACGACAATCGCCCGGACTCGCAAGACTCTGTCGACTCGATCGACGATACTAGAGACTCTCGCGACTCCGTTGGTTCCAGCAACACCGCTACTAGCACCGCTACCAACACTGAGATCACTACCAGTGCGAGCGCGTTAACATCGGAAGTGAGTAGCGGAACCTTTTCGACACAAGTTCTCTCCGGTATGGCTGTTTGTGCCATGGCTCTGAGCTGGATTGCCGCTTAA
- a CDS encoding predicted protein, translated as MHHPYVRLAILLSLSPAAQRDIGVLVKMLPEVMNILLILGVFMVFYAWFGTVMFVGTEEGSMHFSSLIESMWTLWICVTTANYPDVMMPEYNQNRWVTLYFISFMILSFFFLMNLVLAAVFNEYQLAFQTRKQDRTKASDENLRKAYALMDSEGMGRIDQETVMALFCILNEDFPEFRTLSDEDTKLLFAILDKDGSSTITEEEFMDFGSVLLLEFVKTSAYSTFVELRLPKIFHSSLYQTFCTVVKSNLFEYSIDAILVMNAVVIGIQSYPELSGQAVQIDPKYWDGSIDTIWEGVESVFTVIYALEVVVKVLVLGWRAYTESYKNVFDFTITILAVISSSIVYYPNEFSDSRLIRMIVMARVLRLIRLLTAMKRFQLIGIISVEILPAASSALMVLFCIMYFFSALGMHLYGGLITRDPANSLAYLLLGTDFSENDYWANNFNDMISGMNVLFNMLVVNNWTECEVGFEATTQEKWVRFFFLSFHVCGVILVNNLVIAFIINAFFEELAIYRERTDEEIVGDGEAVIRNRR; from the coding sequence ATGCACCATCCGTACGTGCGTTTGGCGATTTTACTGAGTCTCTCGCCAGCCGCGCAACGCGATATCGGAGTGCTCGTCAAAATGCTTCCCGAAGTGATGAATATTTTGCTGATTTTGGGAGTCTTTATGGTGTTTTACGCGTGGTTCGGCACGGTCATGTTCGTGGGCACAGAAGAAGGGTCGATGCACTTCAGCAGTTTGATTGAGTCCATGTGGACTCTGTGGATCTGCGTCACGACGGCCAACTATCCGGACGTGATGATGCCCGAGTATAATCAAAACCGCTGGGTTACGTTGTACTTTATCTCCTTTATGAtcctttcctttttctttctcaTGAACCTGGTGCTGGCGGCAGTTTTCAATGAATACCAGTTGGCCTTTCAGACGCGCAAGCAAGATAGAACCAAAGCTTCGGACGAAAACTTGCGCAAGGCGTACGCCTTGATGGACTCTGAGGGAATGGGTCGGATTGATCAAGAAACCGTCATGGCTCTCTTTTGCATTCTCAATGAAGATTTCCCGGAATTCCGCACGCTATCTGATGAAGATACAAAGCTCTTGTTTGCTATTCTTGACAAGGACGGATCTTCGACGATAACAGAAGAGGAATTCATGGATTTCGGTAGTGTCCTGTTACTGGAATTTGTCAAAACAAGCGCGTATTCAACATTTGTTGAACTACGACTCCCCAAAATTTTCCATTCCAGCCTGTACCAGACCTTTTGTACGGTCGTCAAGTCCAATCTGTTTGAGTACTCCATTGATGCTATTTTAGTCATGAACGCTGTGGTGATTGGCATCCAATCATATCCAGAGTTGTCGGGACAAGCGGTCCAAATCGATCCCAAGTACTGGGACGGATCCATCGATACCATTTGGGAAGGAGTCGAATCTGTTTTTACAGTCATATATGCGTTGGAAGTGGTGGTCAAAGTCTTGGTTCTGGGATGGCGAGCGTATACGGAAAGTTACAAAAATGTGTTCGATTTCACGATTACAATCCTTGCCGTGATCAGCTCGAGTATTGTCTATTATCCCAACGAGTTCAGTGACAGTCGCTTGATTCGAATGATTGTCATGGCTCGCGTATTACGGCTGATTCGTTTGTTGACTGCCATGAAACGATTCCAGTTGATTGGTATCATCTCAGTGGAGATTCTTCCCGCCGCGTCTAGTGCTCTTATGGTCCTGTTTTGTATCATGTACTTTTTCTCCGCATTGGGAATGCATCTGTATGGCGGTCTCATTACCCGTGATCCCGCGAATTCGTTAGCTTATTTGCTTTTGGGTACCGACTTTTCTGAAAACGACTACTGGGCGAACAACTTCAACGATATGATCAGCGGGATGAACGTGTTATTCAATATGCTGGTTGTAAATAACTGGACGGAGTGCGAAGTCGGCTTCGAGGCGACAACGCAGGAAAAGTGGGTCAGATTCTTCTTTCTCTCTTTCCACGTGTGCGGTGTCATCCTCGTTAACAATTTGGTCATTGCCTTTATCATCAACGCATTCTTCGAAGAGTTGGCTATATATCGTGAGCgcacggacgaagaaattgtcGGTGACGGCGAAGCCGTAATACGCAACCGACGC
- a CDS encoding predicted protein yields MSANAPLRAAHQVGFDTDSKQIHVDNCATRSITNSEADCIGPMKPIMRKVKGIGGVKVTEMFEVTIEWTIADDHGKPHKIRLPKSFLIPSSPTRLLSPQHWSQSARDIRPLPRGTRCVTYEDCIVLEWEQRRHRRTIPLDARGSNVATFATAAGYEKFNAFCTDCSIDNEALDVKPLILNSSYVSDSEEGDNGDDLDDQYHEAHSSFDNEVADFKTGAPSTLRPGPINTDFSLDGPEQSNKADGTEATTSVIEDEGDLESQRNPSALFLRWHHRLGHASMTKIRMLAKVGLLPASLKECQIPLHSQALAY; encoded by the exons ATGAGCGCAAATGCTCCTCTCAGAGCAGCTCATCAAGTCGGTTTCGACACCGACTCAAAACAAATTCATGTCGACAATTGTGCAACCCGTAGCATTACCAATTCTGAAGCCGACTGCATCGGACCCATGAAGCCAATTATGCGAAAGGTAAAAGGGATCGGCGGCGTCAAGGTCACGGAAATGTTCGAGGTAACGATTGAATGGACAATTGCGGACGACCACGGCAAACCTCACAAAATACGACTTCCAAAGTCGTTCCTAATCCCTTCGTCACCGACTCGGCTCCTATCACCACAGCATTGGTCCCAGTCGGCAAGGGACATAAGACCTCTACCTAGGGGCACACGATGTGTAACATATGAGGACTGCATCGTTCTTGAGTGGGAACAACGAAGACACCGACGGACAATACCGTTGGACGCTAGAGGGAGCAACGTCGCCACGTTCGCAACCGCTGCCGGTTACGAGAAGTTCAATGCTTTTTGTACCGATTGCTCTATCGACAACGAAGCACTTGATGTCAAACCACTCATTTTGAACTCCTCCTACGTATCCGACAGCGAGGAGGGGGATAATGGAGATGATCTTGATGATCAATACCATGAAGCTCACTCCAGCTTCGACAACGAAGTTGCGGACTTCAAAACTGGCGCTCCGAGTACTCTACGACCGGGTCCAATAAATACAGATTTCTCTCTCGACGGCCCGGAACAATCCAACAAAGCCGATGGTACGGAAGCAACAACCTCCGTTATAGAGGACGAAGGAGATCTAGAATCACAAAGGAACCCATCAGCGCTATTTTTGAGATGGCACCATCGACTTGGACATGCATCAATGACCAAGATTCGTATGCTTGCTAAAGTCGGACTCTTACCAGCCTCTCTAAAGGAATGTCAAATTCCACT CCACTCGCAGGCCCTGGCGTACTAA
- a CDS encoding predicted protein, translating to MVNTRSNPIPMADQPPQEGNVEEAWVASETTFESMGNVRFAISPSLAQGRRVILDYSIPKIAKLYVAATKPLSKTEFDIKASELTPLLSSLSLRAREHGWHTHQNDGILNIPDNLNAPHGSSKSLLKEYGQISLAHIRNYVSTYANTETRDVQDDEALYQCLKVSLTHEAIAKIDLYESEWTVAGQPSGIAMLKVIIRQAYVDTNATTMHVRTKLSKLDAYMESLAEHNVTNFNEYVYEQLQALTARGERTLDLLPNLFKGYEAAKDTQFLEYIRKKKAEFEEGTLTLQPEILMSQASIKYRTLVEKGEWDAPSESETKIIALTTQVQQLQSAAKKAPKPKSKEKGDTKGKKKKGKKSDKRKMDKYASLKIPAASEPHTKVFDGDTISFCTNHQAWGTHLAKDCKGYGLEKDSGGKPIPKTAGQKKDDKNSKTQAAIMRMSKALTAEISKAGEEE from the coding sequence ATGGTCAACACCAGATCTAATCCAATTCCAATGGCAGATCAACCTCCCCAAGAGGGAAATGTCGAAGAAGCATGGGTTGCTTCGGAGACAACCTTCGAATCAATGGGTAACGTGCGCTTCGCTATCTCACCCAGTCTTGCGCAAGGACGTCGAGTCATCCTCGACTACTCCATCCCGAAAATTGCAAAGCTTTATGTAGCAGCCACAAAGCCACTTTCGAAGACAGAGTTTGACATCAAAGCGAGCGAACTCACTCCTTTGCTCTCTAGCCTTTCGTTACGCGCGAGAGAACATGGATGGCATACACACCAGAACGACGGAATCCTCAATATTCCGGACAATCtcaatgctccccacggcAGTTCCAAGTCGTTACTCAAGGAGTACGGTCAGATTTCCCTCGCTCACATTCGCAACTACGTCTCAACGTATGCGAACACGGAAACACGCGACGTTCAAGATGATGAGGCACTCTATCAGTGCTTAAAGGTGTCACTTACTCATGAAGCAATTGCCAAAATTGACCTTTATGAAAGCGAGTGGACTGTTGCCGGACAACCATCAGGAATTGCGATGCTCAAGGTCATCATTCGCCAAGCGTACGTTGACACAAACGCAACTACAATGCACGTGCGTACCAAACTCAGTAAGCTCGACGCTTACATGGAATCGCTCGCGGAGCACAACGTGACGAATTTCAACGAATACGTATACGAGCAGCTCCAAGCTCTCACGGCACGAGGAGAACGGACACTTGACTTACTCCCAAACCTATTCAAGGGTTACGAAGCAGCCAAGGACACGCAATTCTTGGAGTACATCCGCAAGAAGAAAGCAGAATTCGAAGAAGGAACGCTCACATTGCAACCGGAGATCCTAATGTCGCAGGCATCGATCAAATACCGAACATTGGTGGAAAAGGGGGAATGGGACGCTCCGTCAGAAAGCGAAACGAAGATAATCGCGTTGACAACGCAAGTTCAGCAGCTTCAGTCCGCAGCAAAGAAGGcaccaaagccaaagtcCAAGGAAAAGGGAGATACAAagggaaagaagaagaaaggaaagaaatCCGACAAACGAAAGATGGACAAGTACGCTTCTCTCAAGATCCCAGCGGCGTCGGAACCACATACGAAAGTTTTCGACGGCGATACGATTTCGTTCTGCACCAATCACCAAGCTTGGGGAACGCACCTCGCGAAGGACTGCAAAGGCTACGGACTCGAAAAGGACTCTGGTGGCAAGCCTATCCCCAAAACTGCGGGACAAAAGAAGGACGACAAGAACTCCAAAACTCAAGCCGCAATCATGCGGATGAGCAAAGCTCTGACCGCCGAGATCAGCAAGGCTGGCGAAGAGGAATGA
- a CDS encoding predicted protein — MKDKVTGAASENGDEPNSNTGKGTNKPKRPSPTNFGRSSRHASHPSRGGGAQRRVSLYESSSSAISALSGSTGDDDDDDFDFSHIAPLGRSKGERTISTTIRLSKQGFRHKRTDNFAVQSIRRGSEDWKNLIKPFVADLVFRSLICRRFQSEVSFRPYTAHAAVLFIDLSSYSKITTAIAHRGAHALSSIVNAYLSRLLQFVHSHGGDVVKFAGDAVLVVWEGEQSDLAMNVLCAARCALEMQKTAGSHPIDGSSMIFQIHCGLSCGRIESEIFDAPTHVNMQRYYHAVSGEALLEISELVDLACAGEICASEACLGLLGSHGRYRIIDLAKQTEVGKFGMGKILTHLDVEESLSNEMELHIESTLMDRMARRNKHIEENFIHPSVIRQLNHGGLSPTQIAQMRSLCVLFIAMTSHGSAVNWLMEVQGVLDKYRCPIVQIIDDDKGVHVTAAINLYEAVPEASILGLDLCKELVDKHVGCAIGMAAGATFCGVTGSSSIACRWDITGGPPVRAARLMQFGMQFGHEVVLDQSIYDDPVAAVRMVALNAGIYIKGTDGVSPIYTLSESTDYSAFRVLETVHGAVHDDVVRKIQKMINGESTRCACLVTGPTLSGKKIVCQRAAGYADLVPYLHVCEENSGLLQLAKTMATWFKYLDDDVVKRGAKDVLDYLEKGHWTRAHDECVRLVTLIIDKGMNACFVVDRIQFLDEFSFSLIRECLRGRAKVDRLSSRLSVGSESSDGNATGRICFLCTHVPLYNWMSATDIVEHIARSHQRIRIPILTVAQTDIESLRTMFRDLADMNVSDRWLTTYAQGSGYCAGYFVERSAASRILSAQLWNEGKPGYAVTTEDITLYIPPGLMGKNLHMTVQQTSAEIVMRFSQVFDELPPLFQTLAKILTIATRRKFFKLPRTILWEVLNDLVSEGVDSEPMAAVLNELVDMFLLKIEQVKNEEVVSFLNPAFLDIIIDVCTPVQIRSIATALIERLEPILKRDFRIPLVIATLHGMLGQLESMQRHMWSEGFKVLLQEGKDWPESERMRWCELIQDEISAAGFNVNEILAGQALCQIPAKKAISHRLPMLKIYQGPITIGPMSHALGVLFTNIFHEYGVFHGARKSSVCRLRRSMASSSSRYLRQMECLENFLDGYGLSISREEKEREREIITALAKPASREEDAVAKAFVVLDDYIPQFIEPRMERLYSLVAKLREEGIPEVVMNAQPAIRRAYEALQVPKNRNDAAQDALMTLATLNWKPKPVPEQLCLIYYQTVARLRNKVLKRLTPKQLVGFRHQQSVDDLEAFLVVTPLLYRLQAKNLQGMKRSTSTDFYE; from the exons ATGAAAGACAAGGTAACTGGCGCGGCATCGGAGAATGGCGACGAACCCAACAGCAACACTGGCAAAGGCACCAATAAACCGAAAAGGCCCAGCCCCACCAATTTCGGTCGCAGCTCTCGTCATGCTTCCCATCCCAGTCGCGGTGGCGGAGCACAGCGCCGAGTGTCGTTGTAtgaaagcagcagcagtgCCATCAGCGCGTTGAGCGGCAGTaccggcgacgacgatgacgacgatttTGACTTTTCCCACATCGCTCCGCTCGGTCGCTCGAAAGGCGAACGGACGATCAGCACTACCATACGCCTTTCCAAACAGGGCTTTCGACACAAGCGGACCGACAACTTCGCTGTTCAATCGATCCGACGGGGCAGCGAAGACTGGAAAAATCTGATCAAGCCATTCGTGGCCGATTTGGTCTTTCGCTCGCTCATTTGCCGCCGTTTTCAGTCGGAAGTCTCGTTTAGACCGTACACCGCCCACGCTGCCGTTCTCTTTATTGATTTATCCAGCTACTCCAAAATTACCACGGCCATTGCTCATCGCGGTGCGCACGCACTCAGCTCTATCGTCAACGCCTATTTGTCACGCCTGCTCCAGTTTGTGCACAGCCACGGTGGCGACGTTGTCAAGTTTGCCGGGGATGCTGTGCTTGTCGTGTGGGAAGGAGAACAGAGCGATTTAGCCATGAATGTTCTTTGTGCAGCAAGATGCGCGTTAGAAATGCAAAAAACGGCCGGGTCGCATCCGATAGACGGTAGTTCCATGATATTTCAAATACATTGTGGATTGAGTTGCGGACGTATCGagtcggaaatttttgacgCTCCGACACACGTGAACATGCAGCGTTACTATCACGCTGTTAGTGGCGAAGCACTGTTGGAAATCAGTGAGCTTGTGGATTTGGCATGTGCGGGGGAAATTTGCGCATCCGAAGCATGTCTCGGGCTCTTAGGCAGCCATGGACGGTACCGTATTATCGATCTCGCCAAGCAGACCGAAGTGGGTAAATTTGGCATGGGAAAGATTTTGACCCATCTAGATGTGGAGGAGTCCCTATCAAACGAGATGGAACTTCACATTGAAAGTACTCTCATGGATCGTATGGCGCGACGAAATAAGCATATTGAAGAGAATTTCATTCATCCAAGTGTTATTCGCCAACTCAACCACGGTGGATTGTCACCAACACAGATTGCGCAGATGCGCAGTCTTTGCGTTCTATTTATTGCTATGACTTCCCATGGTAGTGCAGTGAATTGGTTGATGGAAGTTCAAGGGGTGTTAGACAAGTACCGCTGCCCCATTGTACAAAtcatcgacgacgacaagggCGTTCACGTTACCGCAGCCATCAATCTTTACGAAGCAGTTCCAGAAGCCAGTATTCTAGGTCTGGATCTTTGCAAAGAGCTGGTCGACAAGCACGTTGGCTGTGCGATTGGAATGGCTGCGGGAGCTACATTTTGCGGCGTCACAGGCTCGAGTTCAATCGCCTGTCGCTGGGATATTACCGGAGGCCCTCCCGTTCGAGCCGCGCGTCTCATGCAATTCGGTATGCAATTTGGTCACGAGGTTGTTCTGGATCAATCAATCTATGACGACCCAGTGGCAGCAGTCCGCATGGTTGCGTTAAACGCTGGAATCTACATCAAAGGAACGGATGGGGTGAGTCCAATATACACACTCTCCGAGTCTACAGACTACTCAGCATTTCGAGTATTAGAGACGGTCCATGGCGCAGTACACGACGATGTAGTCCGGAAAATTCAAAAGATGATTAACGGAGAAAGCACTCGGTGCGCGTGTTTAGTCACCGGGCCAACGCTCTCTGGTAAGAAGATTGTTTGTCAGAGGGCGGCCGGCTACGCTGACTTGGTTCCTTATCTCCACGTTTGTGAAGAAAATAGCGGCCTATTACAACTGGCGAAAACGATGGCCACTTGGTTCAAATATCTTGATGACGACGTCGTAAAGCGTGGAGCAAAGGACGTCCTTGACTACTTGGAGAAAGGCCATTGGACAAGGGCGCACGATGAATGTGTCCGACTTGTCACTTTGATCATCGACAAAGGAATGAATGCTTGTTTCGTCGTAGATCGAATCCAGTTTCTAGACGagttttcgttttcgctcATCCGTGAGTGTCTTCGAGGAAGAGCAAAAGTCGATCGCCTATCGAGCCGCCTCTCTGTCGGATCCGAGTCCTCCGATGGTAACGCAACTGGACGTATTTGCTTTCTTTGCACGCACGTGCCCCTCTACAACTGGATGTCAGCAACGGATATCGTGGAACATATTGCGCGTTCGCACCAAAGGATAAGAATTCCGATTTTGACTGTGGCACAAACAGATATAGAGTCCCTTCGTACTATGTTTCGAGATTTGGCTGACATGAATGTGAGCGATCGTTGGCTCACTACGTATGCGCAAGGTTCCGGATATTGTGCTGGATATTTT GTTGAACGATCAGCAGCGTCCAGAATCTTATCTGCCCAACTATGGAATGAAGGAAAACCCGGCTATGCTGTGACGACGGAGGACATCACCCTGTACATTCCTCCAGGTCTCATGGGAAAAAATTTACACATGACAGTTCAACAAACATCAGCAGAGATTGTTATGAGATTTTCACAGGTATTCGATGAGCTTCCACCCCTCTTTCAGACTTTAGCAAAGATCCTGACGATTGCGACCCGAAGGAAATTTTTCAAGCTACCTCGCACCATTCTTTGGGAGGTATTGAATGATTTGGTGTCGGAAGGCGTAGATTCTGAGCCAATGGCTGCTGTCTTGAACGAATTGGTAGATATGTTTCTGTTGAAGATTGAACAGGTAAAAAACGAAGAGGTGGTGTCGTTTCTTAACCCTGCCTTTCTGGATATTATTATTGACGTTTGCACCCCTGTGCAAATCCGAAGTATCGCGACAGCCCTTATCGAACGCCTTGAACCAATACTTAAAAGGGACTTCCGAATCCCTCTCGTCATTGCAACGCTCCATGGGATGCTTGGGCAACTAGAATCGATGCAGAGACACATGTGGTCCGAAGGCTTCAAGGTACTCCTGCAAGAAGGCAAAGACTGGCCCGAAAGCGAAAGGATGCGGTGGTGTGAATTGATTCAAGACGAAATTTCAGCTGCAGGATTTAATGTTAACGAGATCCTCGCTGGTCAAGCGCTCTGTCAAATACCGGCAAAGAAAGCTATTAGCCATCGACTGCCTATGCTCAAAATATATCAAGGACCGATTACGATTGGACCTATGAGTCACGCACTTGGAGTTCTTTTTACAAACATCTTTCATGAATACGGCGTATTCCATGGTGCTCGAAAGTCTTCAGTTTGTCGGCTCAGAAGATCAATGGCTAGTTCATCCAGCAGATACTTACGCCAGATGGAATGCTTGGAAAATTTTCTGGACGGGTACGGACTAAGTATTTCACGtgaagaaaaggaaagagaaCGCGAAATAATCACGGCTCTGGCGAAGCCTGCCAGCCGCGAAGAAGACGCTGTAGCAAAAGCTTTCGTTGTACTCGACGACTATATTCCTCAATTTATCGAACCACGGATGGAGCGGCTCTATTCTCTAGTTGCAAAACTTAGAGAGGAAGGGATTCCTGAGGTCGTCATGAATGCGCAGCCTGCCATACGGAGAGCATATGAAGCACTGCAAGTCCCAAAAAACCGGAACGATGCTGCCCAGGATGCGCTGATGACTCTTGCCACGTTAAATTGGAAGCCTAAGCCGGTTCCGGAGCAACTCTGCCTTATCTATTACCAAACTGTTGCTCGACTTCGCAACAAAGTGCTAAAGCGCTTGACACCTAAGCAGTTGGTTGGCTTTCGACATCAGCAATCAGTTGACGACCTGGAGGCGTTCTTGGTCGTCACACCTCTTCTGTACCGACTCCAAGCGAAAAACCTTCAGGGCATGAAGAGATCGACGAGCACTGATTTTTACGAGTGA